A stretch of the Marivirga tractuosa DSM 4126 genome encodes the following:
- a CDS encoding valine--tRNA ligase — MSLATKYNPSDLEDKWYKHWMEQKFFASKPDPKKEPYTIVIPPPNVTGVLHMGHMMNNTIQDVLIRRARMQGKEACWVPGMDHASIATEAKVVNMLKEKGINKNEISRDEFMKHAWEWKEKYGGIILQQLKKLGASCDWDRERFTMEEDMSAAVIEVFVDLYKKGYIYRGTRMVNWDPEGKTALADDEVNFKEVQGKMYHIRYQIEGSDDHLIIATTRPETIMADAAICINPNDERFTHLKGKRAIIPLIDKAIPIIEDDYVDMEFGTGCLKVTPAHDINDHEIGLRHNLEVIDIIADNGQLNEKAQILVGEDRFVARKKIAKLLKEKDQLEKEEDYTNNVGHSERTNAVIEPKLSTQWFVKMEELVKPAYENVMNDNIKLIPPKFKNTYKHWMENVRDWCISRQLWWGQRIPAYFMPNGDFVVAQNAEEALKLAKEKTGNQDLKAEDLNQDEDVLDTWFSSWLWPISVFDGFKDPDNEDFNYYYPTNDLVTGPDILFFWVARMIIAGYEFKGELPFKNVYLTGIVRDDKGRKMSKQLGNSPDALGLIDKHGADGVRVGLLLSAAAGNDLLFEEKLCEQGWNFGNKIWNAYRLVEGLEVKEKDTPIEAMKARDWFEARFQDALREINDHFSKFRISDALMATYKLIWDDFCSYYLELVKPPYGEAIDKETYEATITFFEDILTILHPFIPFLTEEIWHQITERDDKDCVIVNHWPIEKDYDRAILHDAKTAFELVSQIRNIRASKGISPKEALTLHVKTNSEMIYQEYISVIDKLANIDELAFTNDKIDQAVSFFIGSDECFIPMEGTIDVEKEKEEIQKELEYNKGFLKSVKKKLENERFVSNAPAQVVEMEKKKQADAEAKIKTLEESLENLK; from the coding sequence ATGTCACTGGCAACAAAATATAATCCTTCGGATCTTGAAGATAAATGGTACAAACATTGGATGGAGCAGAAGTTCTTTGCTTCCAAACCTGATCCAAAAAAAGAGCCTTATACCATCGTAATCCCTCCTCCCAATGTAACGGGCGTCTTGCACATGGGGCATATGATGAATAATACCATTCAAGATGTATTAATCCGTAGAGCGAGAATGCAAGGAAAAGAAGCTTGTTGGGTACCAGGAATGGACCACGCTTCCATCGCTACTGAAGCTAAAGTGGTGAACATGCTAAAGGAAAAAGGCATCAATAAAAATGAAATCAGTCGCGATGAGTTCATGAAGCATGCCTGGGAATGGAAAGAAAAATACGGTGGCATCATTTTGCAGCAGTTGAAAAAACTAGGAGCTTCTTGCGATTGGGACAGAGAGCGTTTCACCATGGAGGAGGATATGTCAGCTGCTGTTATTGAAGTTTTTGTGGATTTATACAAAAAAGGCTATATCTACAGAGGAACCCGCATGGTGAACTGGGATCCGGAAGGTAAAACTGCCTTAGCCGATGATGAGGTAAATTTCAAAGAGGTGCAGGGAAAAATGTATCACATTCGATATCAAATTGAAGGAAGTGACGATCATTTAATAATTGCTACAACCAGACCTGAAACCATCATGGCAGATGCAGCAATCTGTATCAATCCTAATGATGAGCGCTTTACTCATTTGAAAGGCAAAAGAGCCATTATTCCATTGATTGACAAAGCCATTCCGATTATTGAAGATGACTATGTAGATATGGAATTTGGAACAGGTTGCCTGAAAGTAACTCCTGCTCATGATATCAATGACCATGAAATAGGACTGCGCCATAATCTGGAAGTAATTGATATTATTGCTGATAATGGACAATTGAATGAGAAAGCGCAGATTTTAGTTGGAGAGGATAGATTTGTTGCCAGAAAGAAAATCGCCAAACTACTTAAGGAAAAAGATCAATTAGAAAAGGAGGAAGACTATACCAATAATGTTGGTCACTCCGAAAGGACTAATGCAGTGATTGAGCCAAAGCTATCTACACAGTGGTTCGTGAAGATGGAAGAATTAGTGAAACCAGCTTATGAGAATGTGATGAACGACAACATCAAGCTGATTCCACCAAAATTCAAGAATACTTACAAACATTGGATGGAAAATGTGCGGGATTGGTGTATTTCCCGTCAGTTGTGGTGGGGACAAAGAATCCCAGCTTATTTTATGCCAAATGGAGATTTTGTGGTGGCTCAAAATGCTGAAGAGGCATTAAAATTAGCTAAAGAAAAAACTGGGAATCAGGATTTAAAGGCTGAAGACTTAAATCAAGATGAAGATGTTTTGGATACATGGTTTAGCTCTTGGTTGTGGCCAATCTCTGTTTTTGATGGTTTCAAAGACCCGGATAATGAAGATTTTAATTACTACTACCCTACCAATGATTTGGTAACGGGTCCTGATATTCTATTCTTCTGGGTAGCCAGAATGATCATTGCCGGTTACGAATTCAAAGGAGAGCTTCCATTTAAGAATGTATATTTGACCGGAATCGTTCGTGACGATAAAGGCAGAAAAATGTCCAAGCAATTAGGTAATTCACCTGATGCTTTAGGCTTAATTGATAAGCATGGTGCTGATGGAGTGAGAGTTGGTTTATTGCTTTCAGCTGCTGCAGGAAATGATTTATTATTCGAAGAGAAACTTTGTGAGCAAGGTTGGAATTTCGGTAATAAAATCTGGAATGCTTATCGATTAGTGGAAGGACTGGAAGTGAAAGAAAAGGATACTCCAATCGAGGCCATGAAAGCGAGAGATTGGTTTGAGGCTCGTTTTCAAGATGCCTTGAGGGAAATTAATGACCATTTTAGCAAATTCAGAATTTCTGATGCTTTAATGGCTACCTATAAGTTGATTTGGGATGATTTCTGTTCTTATTATTTAGAATTGGTAAAACCACCATATGGAGAAGCCATCGACAAAGAAACTTATGAGGCAACTATCACATTCTTTGAGGATATTCTGACGATTTTACATCCATTTATACCATTCTTAACAGAAGAAATTTGGCATCAAATTACGGAAAGAGATGATAAAGATTGTGTAATCGTGAATCATTGGCCAATTGAAAAGGATTATGACCGAGCCATCTTACATGATGCCAAAACAGCCTTTGAACTGGTTTCACAGATAAGAAACATCAGGGCTTCCAAAGGAATTTCGCCTAAAGAGGCACTTACCTTGCATGTGAAAACCAACAGTGAAATGATCTATCAGGAATATATTTCCGTGATAGATAAATTGGCTAATATAGATGAACTGGCGTTTACCAATGATAAAATTGACCAGGCGGTTAGCTTTTTCATTGGTTCAGATGAGTGTTTCATTCCAATGGAGGGCACTATAGATGTAGAGAAAGAAAAAGAGGAGATCCAAAAAGAATTGGAGTACAATAAAGGCTTCTTAAAAAGTGTGAAAAAGAAATTGGAGAATGAGCGTTTTGTAAGCAATGCACCTGCACAAGTTGTAGAAATGGAGAAGAAAAAGCAGGCGGATGCTGAAGCTAAGATTAAGACTTTGGAGGAAAGTTTGGAAAATTTGAAGTGA
- the fahA gene encoding fumarylacetoacetase produces the protein MTYKANDPGLKSWVEVPQNSDFPIQNLPYGIFSTSKKSPRAGVAIGDYILDLTEVQSGKLFKELELPERIFDRPVLNDFMDLGKEVTVPVRERISELLQADNQELQGNDQLKEKALVPMDKATMHLPIRIGDYTDFYSSESHATNVGTMFRDPDNALLPNWKHIPVGYHGRASSIVISGTPLHRPKGQTIAPDAKKPDFGPAKLVDFELEMAFITCGGNTLGDAIPTKEAENHIFGFTLFNDWSARDIQKWEYVPLGPFLAKNFGSSMSPWIVTMEALEPFRIPGPKQEPEVLPYLKFAGDYHFDIDLQVGIQPKDSEEKVVTNSNFKYMYWNVIQQLAHQTVNGCNINTGDVYASGTISGNDPSAYGSMLELSWKGTKPIQMPDGTERKFINDHDTVIMRGHGEKDGVRIGFGEVITELLPTK, from the coding sequence ATGACTTATAAAGCTAACGATCCAGGATTAAAAAGCTGGGTAGAAGTACCTCAAAACTCAGATTTCCCTATTCAAAACCTTCCATATGGTATTTTTTCAACCAGCAAGAAATCGCCAAGAGCAGGAGTTGCTATAGGAGATTACATATTGGATTTAACTGAAGTACAATCCGGCAAATTGTTTAAGGAGCTTGAACTACCTGAAAGAATCTTTGACCGTCCAGTGTTAAACGATTTCATGGATTTAGGGAAGGAAGTTACCGTACCGGTAAGAGAACGTATATCTGAACTTTTACAAGCAGATAATCAAGAATTGCAAGGTAATGATCAGTTGAAAGAAAAGGCCTTAGTTCCTATGGATAAAGCTACTATGCACTTGCCTATCCGCATAGGCGATTATACTGATTTTTACTCTTCTGAATCACATGCTACAAATGTGGGCACCATGTTCCGTGATCCTGATAATGCCTTATTGCCTAATTGGAAACATATTCCCGTAGGTTATCACGGAAGGGCTTCTTCTATTGTAATATCAGGAACACCCTTGCATCGTCCAAAAGGTCAAACTATTGCACCTGATGCCAAGAAACCTGATTTTGGTCCAGCTAAACTGGTGGATTTCGAATTGGAGATGGCGTTCATCACTTGTGGTGGAAATACCTTAGGAGATGCCATCCCGACCAAAGAAGCTGAAAATCACATCTTCGGTTTCACTTTATTTAATGATTGGTCTGCCAGAGATATTCAAAAATGGGAATATGTCCCCTTAGGCCCATTCTTAGCCAAGAATTTTGGTTCCTCGATGTCGCCTTGGATTGTAACCATGGAAGCTTTAGAACCTTTCAGAATCCCTGGTCCAAAGCAAGAACCCGAAGTATTACCTTATTTGAAATTCGCTGGTGATTACCATTTTGACATTGATTTACAAGTCGGAATCCAACCAAAAGATTCAGAAGAAAAGGTAGTGACCAATTCTAATTTCAAGTATATGTATTGGAATGTGATACAGCAATTAGCCCATCAAACTGTCAATGGTTGTAACATCAATACAGGAGATGTTTATGCTTCTGGCACCATCAGTGGAAATGATCCTTCTGCTTATGGCTCCATGTTGGAATTAAGTTGGAAAGGAACAAAACCTATCCAAATGCCAGATGGAACTGAAAGAAAATTTATCAATGACCATGATACGGTCATTATGCGTGGTCATGGTGAAAAAGACGGGGTTAGAATAGGTTTCGGTGAGGTGATAACTGAGCTTCTACCAACTAAATAA